A genomic stretch from Telopea speciosissima isolate NSW1024214 ecotype Mountain lineage chromosome 7, Tspe_v1, whole genome shotgun sequence includes:
- the LOC122666709 gene encoding cyclin-B1-2-like: MEGSKTIDQEIGGIEKDALRFGLQGVKSEIVVDAHPLQSVLESTRIEQEQMKRKILASTYGSAFPLKMDLDRQILSRFQRPPGALPSSMLGLEALSGSLDDFGFEDYHPGPCDSETLRPVDMHHGMAVRLGLSKGPPCPSFN, translated from the exons atggaaggtTCGAAGACAATCGATCAAGAAATCGGTGGGATCGAAAAGGATGCTTTGCGCTTCGGATTACAGGGCGTTAAGAGCGAAATTGTTGTTGATGCTCATCCCCTCCAATCAGTACTGGAATCG ACGAGGATAGAACAAGagcaaatgaaaagaaagatcCTCGCTAGCACTTATGGGTCAGCTTTTCCTTTGAAGATGGATCTCGACAGGCAAATCCTGTCCAG ATTCCAGAGGCCTCCTGGAGCATTGCCATCTTCTATGCTAGGGTTGGAGGCTCTCAGTGGAAGCTTAGATGACTTTGGCTTTGAAGATTATCACCCTG GTCCATGTGACTCAGAAACTCTCCGGCCAGTGGACATGCATCATGGGATGGCAGTTCGTCTTGGCCTCTCTAAGGGACCGCCCTGCCCTAGTTTCAACTGA